Proteins found in one Balaenoptera musculus isolate JJ_BM4_2016_0621 chromosome 4, mBalMus1.pri.v3, whole genome shotgun sequence genomic segment:
- the LOC118894667 gene encoding LOW QUALITY PROTEIN: ubiquitin carboxyl-terminal hydrolase 1-like (The sequence of the model RefSeq protein was modified relative to this genomic sequence to represent the inferred CDS: inserted 3 bases in 2 codons; deleted 1 base in 1 codon; substituted 1 base at 1 genomic stop codon): MPAVIPSESNGLSRGSPSKNKNKKKHRLSLKXFQKKETKRALDFTDSQQEEEKPSECRGSEIDRVVPAXQSSPINCEKRENLLPFVGLNNLGNTCYLSSTLQVLYFCPGFKSGVKHVFNIISRKKEALKDEASPKDKGNCKEDSSASYELICSLQSLIISVEQLQASFLLNPEKYTDELATQPRSLLNTLRELSPMCEGYLQHDAQGVLQCMLGNIQETCQPLKKEVKNVEELSTKVEEKHQKEEMSGNNSMEMDNLRHFEDYKEKLPKVNGTRKTDTEFGNMKKKVEVFKEHQSLEENQRQARSKRKATVDSLDVPLKIIPKYISENESARPSQKKSSVINWLKSAAKXPSIISKFCSLGKITTNQESKGQSKENEYDLEEDLGTCENDNTTNGCRLESPGNNVMPVNEVKPINKGAEQIGFELVEKLFQGQLVLRTHCLECESLTEREDFQDISVPVQEDELSKVEESSEISPEPKTEMKTLRWAISQFASVERIVGEDKYFCENCHHYTEAERSLLFDKMPEVITIHLKCFAASGLEFDCYGGGLSKINTPLLAPLKLSLEEWSTEPTNDSYGLFVVVMHSGITVSSGHYTASVKVTDLNSLELDKENVVIDQTCEIGEPEPLNEEEARGVVENYDDEEVSIRVSGNTQPSKVLNKKNVDAVGLLGGQKSKADYELYNKASNPDKIASTAFAENRNSETNNTNGTHESDRNKESSDQTGINMSGTENKISYVVQSLNEYEGNWLLFDESEVKVTEEKGFLNSLSPSTSPTSTPYLLFYKKL, translated from the exons ATGCCTGCTGTCATACCTAGTGAAAGTAACGGGCTTTCAAGAGGTAgtccatcaaaaaacaaaaacaaaaaaaaacacagactttCCTTGA GTTTTCAGAAAAAGGAAACCAAGAGAGCCTTGGATTTCACAGATTCtcaacaagaggaagaaaaacctTCTGAATGTAGAGGATCTGAAATCGATCGAGTTGTTCCTGC GCAGTCCTCACCTATCAActgtgagaagagagaaaacttgTTACCCTTTGTGGGACTGAATAACCTCGGCAATACTTGTTATCTTAGTAGTACACTTCAGGTATTATATTTTTGTCCTGGTTTTAAATCTGGAGTGAAGCACgtatttaatattatttcaagGAAGAAAGAAGCCCTAAAAGATGAAGCCAGTCCAAAAGATAAGGGAAATTGCAAAGAAGATTCTTCGGCAAGTTATGAACTAATATGTAGCTTACAGTCCTTGATCATTTCAGTCGAACAGCTTCAGGCTAGTTTTCTCTTAAATCCAGAGAAATATACTGATGAACTTGCTACTCAGCCAAGGTCACTACTTAACACACTCAGGGAACTCAGCCCTATGTGTGAAGGATATCTACAGCATGATGCACAGGGAGTATTACAGTGCATGTTGGGAAACATTCAAGAAACATGCCAACCcctaaaaaaagaagtaaaaaatgtgGAAGAGTTATCTACTAAGGtagaagaaaaacatcagaaagaggaaatgagTGGTAATAACAGCATGGAGATGGACAATCTGAGGCATTTTGAAGACTATAAAGAAAAATTGCCAAAAGTAAATGGGACAAGGAAAACTGACACTGAATTTGGTAACATGAAGAAAAAAGTTGAAGTCTTTAAAGAACACCAATCTTTGGAAGAAAACCAGAGACAAGCCAGATCAAAAAGAAAAGCTACAGTTGATTCATTAGATGTTCCTCTTAAAATAATCCCCAAGTACATTTCTGAAAATGAGAGTGCGAGACCCTCACAAAAGAAATCAAGCGTTATAAACTGGTTAAAGTCTGCAGCTAAGTAACCCAGCATTATTTCTAAATTCTGTAGTTTGggtaaaataacaacaaaccaAGAATCCAAAGGacaatctaaagaaaatgaatatgatCTTGAAGAGGACTTGGGGACGTGTGAAAATGATAATACAACTAATGGTTGTAGACTTGAATCTCCAGGGAATAATGTTATGCCTGTAAATGAAGTTAAGCCCATAAACAAAGGTGCAGAGCAAATTGGTTTTGAGCTAGTGGAGAAATTATTTCAAGGTCAGCTGGTATTAAGGACTCATTGCTTAGAATGTGAAAGTTTAACAGAAAGAGAAGATTTTCAAGACATCAGTGTACCAGTGCAAGAAGATGAACTTTCCAAAGTAGAGGAGAGTTCTGAAATTTCTCCAGAgcca aaaacagaaatgaagaccctgAGATGGGCAATTTCACAGTTTGCTTCAGTGGAGAGGATTGTTGGAGAAGataaatatttctgtgaaaattgccatcaTTATACTGAAGCTGAACGAAGTCTTTTGTTTGACAAAATGCCTGAAGTTATAACGATTCATTTGAAGTGCTTTGCTGCTAGTGGCTTGGAGTTTGATTGTTATGGTGGTGGACTTTCCAAGATCAACACTCCTTTACTGGCACCTCTTAAACTGTCACTAGAAGAATGGAGCACAGAGCCAACCAATGACAGCTATGGATTATTTGTAGTTGTGATGCATAGTGGCATTACAGTTAGTAGTGGGCATTATACTGCTTCTGTTAAAGTCACTGACCTTAACAGTTTAGAACTAGATAAGGAAAATGTTGTGATCGACCAAACGTGTGAAATAGGTGAGCCAGAACCATTGAATGAGGAGGAAGCAAGGGGTGTGGTCGAAAATTATGACGATGAAGAAGTGTCGATTAGAGTCAGTGGAAATACCCAGCCAAGTAAAGTTTTGAACAAAAAAAATGTAGACGCTGTTGGACTTCTTGGAGGACAAAAGAGCAAAGCAGATTATGAGTTATACAACAAAGCATCTAATCCTGATAAAATTGCCAGTACAGCATTTGCTGAAAATAGAAACTCTGAGACTAACAATACTAATGGGAC